The following proteins come from a genomic window of Anaerobutyricum hallii:
- a CDS encoding PrgI family protein: MAYVSVPKDLTKVKNKVAFNLTKRQLICIGIGAAMGIPSYFLLRNVMGNSNAATVMVLLMLPAFLFAMYEKDGMHLEDVLMHMIRVKFLRSPVRKYETENYYETDPEQIRQSPDTGKPKGGKTVAKKEK; this comes from the coding sequence ATGGCATATGTCAGCGTACCGAAAGATTTAACGAAGGTAAAGAATAAAGTAGCATTTAACCTGACCAAAAGACAGTTGATCTGTATCGGGATAGGTGCTGCAATGGGAATTCCAAGCTATTTCCTCTTGCGTAATGTGATGGGAAACAGTAATGCAGCAACAGTCATGGTGCTTTTGATGTTACCGGCATTTTTATTTGCCATGTACGAAAAAGACGGGATGCATCTGGAAGATGTTCTGATGCATATGATCAGGGTGAAGTTTCTTCGTTCACCCGTTAGAAAATATGAAACTGAAAACTATTATGAGACAGATCCGGAACAGATCAGACAGTCTCCGGATACAGGAAAACCGAAAGGAGGAAAAACGGTTGCGAAAAAAGAAAAATAA
- a CDS encoding recombinase family protein, protein MAMMNEMEYRTIGSALAGGYRAAVYCRLSKDDDLQGESASIANQRDMLEKYCEKQGWEVVAVYQDDGFTGLNMERPDLQRMLRSIERRQINLVITKDLSRLGRNYLQTGHLIEDFFPRNGVRYIAMNDGIDTLRDNNDIAPFKNILNEMYSKDISKKVHSSYLLKAQKGQFTGCLAPFGYRKDPEDKNHLLIDEETAPIVRLIFGYALNGHGPNYIRRRLEEEKIPCPTWWNRERGLRNTRTKWEKKDPENGRYMWDFSVIKDLLMNPVYTGAIASQKKDYRFKIGTIGEKKPEDWVVVEGQHEPLIDRMSFDIVQNKLKSRQRPGQTNEISLFAGLIKCGECGKSLTIRYTNAKHPQRIYSCKTYNAFGKNHCTQHRIDYDTLYSHVLRKIRECARAALMDGEAVADRLTNTCEAEQREQREAMERSLTRDEERIEVLDKMVMRLYEDMIAGRISEQNFNTMLEKTQTEQTELKTKVSEGRKRLSDEVQLANDAKQWVEAIQEYANITELDAATLNRLIKEIVVHERIDEDKTRHISIEIHFNLKPIPEVEQVTA, encoded by the coding sequence ATGGCTATGATGAACGAAATGGAATACAGAACAATCGGTTCGGCACTTGCCGGGGGCTATCGTGCAGCGGTCTATTGCAGACTGTCAAAGGACGATGACCTGCAAGGCGAAAGTGCCAGTATCGCAAACCAGCGTGATATGCTGGAAAAATACTGCGAAAAGCAGGGATGGGAGGTTGTGGCAGTCTATCAGGACGATGGCTTCACAGGTCTTAATATGGAGCGTCCTGATTTACAGAGAATGTTGAGATCCATTGAGCGCAGGCAAATCAACCTTGTTATCACGAAAGACCTCAGCCGACTGGGGCGTAACTATCTGCAAACCGGGCATTTGATTGAGGACTTTTTCCCAAGAAACGGGGTGCGCTATATCGCCATGAATGACGGTATCGACACCTTACGGGATAACAACGACATTGCCCCGTTCAAGAATATCCTGAACGAGATGTACAGCAAGGATATTTCCAAGAAAGTCCATTCCTCTTATCTTCTGAAAGCGCAGAAAGGACAGTTTACCGGGTGTCTTGCCCCGTTTGGGTATCGGAAAGACCCGGAGGACAAAAACCATCTGCTCATTGACGAGGAAACCGCCCCGATTGTGCGGCTGATTTTCGGATATGCCCTAAACGGTCATGGTCCGAACTATATCCGCAGACGGCTGGAGGAAGAAAAAATCCCCTGCCCCACATGGTGGAACCGGGAACGGGGGCTTCGCAATACCCGCACCAAATGGGAAAAGAAAGACCCGGAAAACGGGCGGTATATGTGGGACTTCTCCGTTATCAAAGACCTTTTGATGAATCCCGTCTACACCGGGGCGATTGCTTCCCAGAAAAAAGACTACCGCTTCAAAATCGGCACGATTGGGGAAAAGAAACCGGAGGACTGGGTTGTGGTTGAGGGACAGCACGAACCGCTGATTGACCGCATGAGCTTTGATATTGTGCAGAACAAGCTGAAATCCCGCCAGCGTCCGGGGCAGACCAATGAAATCAGCCTGTTTGCCGGACTGATAAAATGCGGCGAGTGTGGGAAGTCGCTGACGATACGCTACACAAACGCAAAACATCCCCAGCGGATTTACTCCTGCAAGACCTACAATGCCTTTGGAAAGAACCACTGCACCCAGCACCGGATTGATTATGACACCCTTTACAGTCATGTGCTGCGGAAAATCCGGGAATGTGCCAGAGCTGCCCTGATGGACGGAGAAGCGGTTGCCGACCGCCTGACCAATACCTGTGAAGCCGAGCAGCGGGAACAGCGGGAAGCAATGGAACGCTCCCTTACAAGGGACGAGGAACGGATTGAGGTTCTGGACAAAATGGTAATGCGGCTTTATGAGGATATGATTGCAGGGCGTATCAGTGAGCAGAACTTCAACACCATGCTGGAAAAGACGCAGACCGAGCAGACGGAGCTTAAAACAAAAGTGTCCGAGGGCAGAAAGCGGCTGTCCGATGAAGTCCAGCTTGCCAATGATGCAAAACAATGGGTGGAAGCCATTCAGGAATACGCCAACATCACAGAGCTGGATGCAGCCACCCTTAACCGCTTAATCAAAGAAATCGTCGTGCATGAGCGCATTGACGAAGATAAAACAAGACACATTTCTATCGAAATTCATTTTAATCTCAAACCCATCCCGGAGGTGGAACAGGTCACTGCCTGA
- a CDS encoding VirB6/TrbL-like conjugal transfer protein, CD1112 family produces the protein MFSQIFDAIEEWMRELLTGMITSNLDTMFTDVNQKTGEIATQVGQTPQGWNGSIFSMIRNLSDSVIMPIAGIIITLVLCYELISMLTERNNMHDIDTWMFFKYFVKMWIAVYLVSNTFTITMAVFDVGQHVVNSAAGVITGSTAIDISSALTDLSATLESMEIGELVVLALETLIAGFCMRILSVLITVIMYGRMIEIYLYTSVAPIPFATMSNREWGQIGTNYFRGLFALAFQAFLMMVCVAIYAVLVAGIQYSDNLSSSLFGVMAYTVILCYSLFKTASLSKSIFNAH, from the coding sequence ATGTTCAGTCAGATTTTTGATGCGATTGAGGAATGGATGAGGGAACTCTTAACCGGGATGATCACTTCCAACCTGGACACGATGTTTACTGATGTCAATCAAAAGACCGGTGAGATCGCTACCCAGGTTGGACAGACCCCTCAAGGGTGGAACGGCAGCATATTCAGTATGATCCGGAACTTATCAGATTCCGTGATCATGCCGATCGCAGGTATTATTATTACACTCGTACTCTGCTACGAATTGATTTCTATGCTGACCGAGCGTAACAACATGCATGATATTGATACCTGGATGTTTTTCAAGTACTTCGTAAAAATGTGGATCGCTGTATATCTGGTGAGTAACACATTTACGATCACAATGGCGGTATTCGATGTGGGCCAGCACGTAGTTAATTCTGCGGCCGGTGTTATCACAGGAAGTACCGCCATTGATATTTCTTCGGCATTGACGGATCTTTCCGCAACACTGGAAAGTATGGAAATCGGAGAACTTGTTGTATTGGCGCTGGAAACCCTTATCGCCGGCTTCTGTATGAGAATCCTGTCTGTACTGATCACAGTGATTATGTATGGACGTATGATAGAGATTTACCTATATACCTCAGTTGCGCCGATTCCATTCGCAACTATGAGCAACAGAGAATGGGGACAGATCGGCACAAATTATTTCAGAGGACTCTTTGCCCTGGCTTTCCAGGCATTTCTGATGATGGTATGCGTTGCAATCTATGCAGTGCTTGTTGCAGGTATCCAGTATTCAGATAATCTGAGTTCTTCATTATTTGGCGTTATGGCTTACACAGTAATCTTATGCTATAGCCTCTTTAAGACGGCATCCTTAAGTAAGTCGATATTTAACGCGCACTAA